One part of the Deltaproteobacteria bacterium genome encodes these proteins:
- a CDS encoding ABC transporter ATP-binding protein — protein sequence MIVLMLGGSFLEMSMIGLVAPLLDAATKLGSTSSSKTVSIMTLVLQYMNVSPTSNNILFALLILMSMVIVANGVVRVVQQYGSAYIAKSLNREVKVKLFQRILTAQYSYLAEKSRGALLYDINGPALSTFQVMNFLGMLIAAVCNAVVMTGFMFYLSWWVTVLIGLFGLAWVQLWRKVIDRRAVSYGRELYELESKASKIEVDSIDGLKVVKSYGLSGYLVKMEEIILRGQLRPHLQLILTTHGISLINDLMSSAIVILVGILTLGTGWIQMSFSTLVVFLLALRKVSPALSNINSAYAQLNKERKGIEMIDHILNSLPVEQNGCHSVTKVKRVEFKNLSFHYPLKPNQPVLNGIELVLKKGEITALVGSTGSGKSTLTSLLIGFYQPTQGCILVNDHDFADLNLEDWRHKIGYVSQDIFLFNDTIQNNILLWDKNISRAEMESAAKLAQLHDFILTLPEGYDTVVGDRGLKLSGGQAQRVAIARAILRKPEILIFDEATSALDNLTEKAVYNAISALRQNAVVLVIAHRLSTVRDADQIAVLEHGKITEIGSHDTLLNQKGRYSHLYHGFESEVAHAAD from the coding sequence GTGATAGTATTAATGTTGGGAGGGTCTTTTTTGGAAATGAGCATGATCGGTTTGGTGGCGCCCTTGTTGGATGCGGCGACGAAATTAGGAAGTACTTCCTCCAGCAAAACTGTTTCCATTATGACCCTTGTTCTGCAGTATATGAATGTTTCTCCCACCTCCAATAATATCCTGTTTGCACTGCTCATTTTGATGAGCATGGTCATTGTTGCCAACGGAGTAGTGCGTGTGGTGCAACAATATGGAAGTGCCTACATTGCTAAAAGTTTGAATCGGGAAGTGAAAGTCAAATTATTTCAGAGAATTTTGACAGCCCAATACAGTTATTTGGCCGAAAAAAGCCGCGGGGCTCTTCTTTATGATATCAACGGTCCGGCGCTATCGACGTTTCAGGTGATGAACTTTCTCGGCATGTTGATTGCCGCCGTCTGCAATGCCGTGGTGATGACCGGGTTCATGTTTTACCTCTCTTGGTGGGTCACTGTTTTGATCGGTTTGTTTGGACTGGCGTGGGTCCAATTGTGGAGAAAGGTGATTGACAGACGGGCGGTTTCCTATGGAAGAGAATTGTATGAACTGGAGAGCAAAGCCAGTAAAATCGAGGTTGATTCCATTGACGGATTGAAAGTAGTGAAATCGTATGGCCTTTCCGGATATCTTGTCAAAATGGAGGAAATCATTTTGCGGGGGCAATTAAGACCTCATCTTCAACTGATTCTTACCACACACGGTATCAGCCTGATTAATGATTTAATGTCTTCTGCCATTGTCATTCTTGTCGGAATTCTGACTTTGGGAACGGGCTGGATTCAGATGTCTTTTTCAACACTGGTCGTCTTTTTGTTGGCCTTGAGGAAGGTAAGCCCGGCTTTGTCTAATATCAATTCTGCTTATGCGCAGTTGAATAAGGAAAGAAAAGGAATTGAGATGATAGATCACATTTTGAACTCTTTGCCTGTGGAACAGAACGGTTGTCATTCTGTGACAAAGGTCAAGCGGGTGGAGTTTAAAAACCTCTCTTTCCACTATCCTTTAAAACCCAATCAGCCCGTTTTGAATGGAATCGAACTGGTTTTGAAGAAGGGAGAAATTACTGCACTTGTGGGTTCCACGGGTTCAGGCAAAAGCACATTGACCTCTCTTCTGATCGGTTTCTATCAACCGACGCAGGGATGCATTTTGGTGAATGACCATGACTTTGCCGATCTGAATCTGGAAGATTGGCGGCATAAAATCGGGTACGTTTCTCAGGATATATTTTTGTTTAATGATACTATTCAAAATAATATTCTTCTTTGGGATAAAAATATTTCCAGAGCGGAAATGGAGTCGGCGGCGAAACTGGCCCAGCTTCACGATTTCATTCTGACGTTGCCGGAAGGTTATGACACGGTTGTGGGTGACAGGGGATTGAAACTGTCTGGGGGGCAAGCGCAACGTGTTGCCATCGCCAGAGCCATTTTGAGAAAACCAGAAATTTTGATTTTTGATGAAGCTACAAGCGCGCTGGATAATCTGACGGAGAAAGCCGTTTATAACGCCATTTCGGCGCTTCGCCAGAATGCGGTCGTTCTGGTCATTGCGCATCGTTTGAGTACAGTTCGCGATGCCGATCAAATTGCCGTTTTGGAACACGGTAAAATCACGGAAATAGGTTCTCATGATACACTGCTCAATCAAAAGGGGAGATACTCCCATCTGTATCATGGATTCGAATCGGAGGTTGCCCATGCGGCCGATT